The Leishmania major strain Friedlin complete genome, chromosome 31 genome contains a region encoding:
- a CDS encoding putative nucleoporin (NUP54/57): MFGANAPSTGIGAPAAGFGKPPATFGTSALSGANTTATAGRGFGAATGASATPGFGIAFAAPSTSTAAAGGASGFGSSAASGTTGFGGAAGFGSSAASGTTGFGGAAGFGSSAASGTTGFGAGGGFGAKPGSGFGVSATSGFGAPATGTTGFGAGATAPAAIGGWGAQQPNPAMQPQAPQQPQPTVTLQDFARQSALASYLVKLDESYNALHPNCRFRAFVYNSCGAGQVMDAIQKERYTAHLNGGGCSEEAYMQALHQNPDPGRLYPSPIHFSQELLRRTEKQREAVKVLQKKVTELLQDIDTVAAMDAANVRRQREVEQEEVMLQHRWYSLLCKMELLRRHGSSCGEEGLLNSRVEQLRKLLRAPGRFSQLLSELRPFLTEEASRVAMITQQSANKTEARQQQQQCRFVGSAPAAWRNAGSQPLLRTEVDPYIMKDWVQFAKQMQDGIETLNELLKTDLKEMQAIRSRVEAS, encoded by the coding sequence ATGTTTGGTGCCAACGCGCCTTCGACGGGCATCGGTGCCCCTGCTGCCGGCTTCGGAAAGCCCCCAGCAACGTTTGGCACCAGCGCCTTATCCGGTGCGAACAcgaccgccaccgctggccgTGGCTTCGGTGCTGCGACTGGCGCCTCGGCAACACCGGGCTTCGGCATCGCGTTCGCAGCCCCTTCGAccagcaccgcagcagccggagGGGCATCCGGCtttggcagcagcgcagcatcagGGACCACCGGCTTCGGCGGGGCAGCCGGCtttggcagcagcgcagcatcagGGACCACCGGCTTCGGCGGGGCAGCCGGCtttggcagcagcgcagcatcagGGACCACCGGCttcggcgctggcggtggcttCGGGGCGAAGCCAGGGAGCGGTTTTGGCGTCAGTGCCACCTCTGGCTTCGGAGCACCCGCAACAGGGACCACCGGCTTCGGTGCAGGGGCAaccgcaccggcagcgaTCGGCGGTTggggcgcgcagcagcccaacCCTGCCATGCAACCCCAGGCACCCcaacagccgcagccgacCGTGACGCTGCAGGACTTCGCGCGGCAGAGCGCCCTCGCCAGCTACCTCGTTAAGCTGGACGAGTCTTACAACGCGCTGCACCCCAACTGCCGCTTTAGAGCCTTTGTGTACAACAGTTGCGGGGCGGGGCAGGTCATGGACGCAATTCAGAAGGAGCGCTACACGGCCCACCTCAACGGCGGCGGGTGCAGTGAGGAGGCCTACATGCAGGCTCTCCACCAGAACCCCGACCCCGGCCGCCTCTACCCATCCCCCATCCACTTCTCCCAGGAGCTCCTGCGGCGGACTGAGAAGCAGAGGGAAGCCGTGAAGGTGCTGCAGAAGAAAGTgacagagctgctgcaggatATCGACACAGTGGCGGCCATGGATGCCGCGAacgtgcggcggcagcgcgaggtggagcaggaggaggtgatgctgcagcaccgaTGGTACTCGCTTCTGTGCAAGATggagctgcttcgccgtcacggcagctcgtgcggcgaggagggccTGCTGAACAGTCGcgtcgagcagctccgcaAGCTCTTGCGAGCGCCTGGTCGCTTCAGTCAGCTACTGAGTGAGCTGCGGCCGTTCCTGACAGAGGAGGCATCGCGTGTGGCAATGATCACGCAGCAGTCGGCGAACAAGACGGAAgcacgtcagcagcagcaacagtgCCGCTTCGTCGGTtccgcgccagcagcgtggCGGAACGCTGGCAGTCAGCCACTTTTGCGCACCGAGGTGGATCCGTACATCATGAAGGACTGGGTCCAGTTTGCCAAGCAGATGCAGGACGGGATCGAGACGCTGAATGAGCTTCTCAAGACAGATCTAAAGGAGATGCAGGCGATCCGCAGCCGTGTGGAGGCCTCGTAG
- a CDS encoding putative inositol polyphosphate 1-phosphatase, which produces MAKHYKAIFAMSYEAELYAHLQASQRFNAGADAAVVLHADSDEAMRRHLGISIDPINGTNCCVGGVWQAPMTLVGIALDGVPIAGVMNRIFDYPLTCTYGPAATEPQEKACVPGLAVVLNTPTPASPFVVFDGGLVPAPGQMEQQLECTCETPLAVCRSSTTKEVFLQRLLTQLEPCNAVYSRGAGYKQYHLLKKMLTGRHVAHEAITPADIFVCPPGTIEKWDCCVVHAFLYALGGEIFDQNGVPIRYPLVGTYGAATTSLSEIAALTDGLVAVTPYAMHEVARRLGWTLTLAP; this is translated from the coding sequence ATGGCCAAGCACTACAAGGCGATCTTCGCAATGTCGTATGAGGCTGAGTTGTACGCGCACCTGCAGGCGAGCCAGAGATTTAACGCTGGCGCTGACGCCGCGGTCGTCCTGCACGCGGACTCCGATGAGGCAATGCGACGTCACCTCGGCATTTCCATTGATCCCATCAACGGCACAAATTGCTGTGTGGGCGGCGTCTGGCAAGCCCCGATGACGCTCGTGGGCATCGCGCTGGACGGTGTTCCCATCGCCGGCGTCATGAACCGCATTTTCGACTACCCGCTGACGTGCACCTACgggccagcagcgacggagcCGCAGGAAAAGGCCTGTGTGCCCGGTCTGGCGGTCGTGTTGAACACGCCGACTCCTGCGTCGCCGTTTGTGGTATTTGACGGAGGGCTGGTACCGGCCCCGGGGCAgatggagcagcagctcgagtGCACCTGCGAGACGCCGCTTGCCGTGTGTCGCTCGAGCACCACGAAGGAGGTGTTTCTTCAGCGCTTGCTGACACAGCTGGAGCCCTGCAACGCCGTTTATTCCCGTGGTGCAGGCTACAAGCAGTACCATCTGCTCAAGAAAATGCTGACGGGGCGCCATGTAGCGCATGAGGCCATCACCCCAGCCGACATCTTTGTGTGCCCACCGGGGACCATCGAGAAGTGGGACTGCTGTGTCGTGCACGCCTTCCTCTACGCGCTCGGCGGCGAGATTTTCGATCAGAATGGTGTGCCGATTCGCTATCCGCTCGTTGGCACATATGGTGCGGCAACCACCTCCCTGTCTGAGATTGCCGCGCTGACGGACGGGCTGGTAGCGGTGACTCCATACGCGATGCATGAGGTGGCTCGACGTCTGGGGTGGACGCTTACGCTCGCGCCGTAA
- a CDS encoding mutt/nudix family protein-like protein, whose protein sequence is MGRLLELTFSGGHLRRLEQERMVPGFQAQRLQPSHKPRVVIVKKESVGCVPRAQRQPNVAWWQHSLCDGALAVKNLKELIYVGEDPRTGENIFSSMADNLAGRRLSQLVWAPSKDGHVFEMSRPEQAAYGLAMSLVRWHAFNRFCANCGTATDPTRDVGFSRFCPKCRKQHFPQLVPAVLVAVLDGKGNVILSQRRKESKVLTLLSGFVLHGESAEETVRREVEEESGARVSKVRYIGSQPWPYPYLMMMCYYAVADASPSLVVDASELERVMWVSKQDVRRALEGQHSDMELRGPGTTPYAMLKPWVDGKVDDRGRITKPQSQL, encoded by the coding sequence ATGGGCCGGCTGCTCGAGCTCACCTTCTCCGGCGGtcacctgcgccgcctggAGCAGGAGCGTATGGTACCGGGCTTCCAGGCCCAGCGCCTGCAGCCCTCGCACAAGCCACGCGTAGTCATTGTGAAGAAGGAGAGTGTGGGCTGTGTgccacgcgcgcagcggcagccgaaTGTGGCATGGTGGCAGCATTCGCTCTGTGATGGGGCCCTCGCAGTGAAGAATCTCAAGGAGCTCATCTACGTTGGAGAAGATCCGAGAACCGGCGAGAACATCTTCTCCTCCATGGCAGACAACCTTGCCGGGCGTCGGCTGTCACAGCTGGTCTGGGCGCCGTCCAAGGACGGGCACGTGTTCGAGATGTCGCGGCCGGAGCAGGCAGCTTATGGCCTTGCCATGTCGCTTGTCCGCTGGCACGCATTCAACCGGTTTTGTGCCAACTGCGGAACGGCAACGGACCCGACGCGCGATGTCGGCTTCAGCCGGTTTTGCCCCAAGTGCAGAAAGCAGCACTTCCCCCAGCTTGTGCCCGCCGTGCTCGTGGCGGTACTGGACGGCAAGGGCAACGTCATCctgtcgcagcggcgcaaggAGAGCAAggtgctgacgctgctgtcTGGATTTGTTCTGCACGGCGAGTCAGCCGAGGAGACGGTGCGGCgtgaggtggaggaggagagcggcgccAGGGTGAGCAAGGTGCGCTACATCGGGTCTCAGCCGTGGCCGTATCCCTACCTGATGATGATGTGCTACTACGCGGTGGCTGACGCCTCACCGAGCCTGGTGGTGGATGCCTCCGAGCTTGAAAGGGTGATGTGGGTGAGCAAGCAGGacgtgcggcgcgcgctggAGGGTCAGCACTCGGACATGGAGCTGCGCGGCCCAGGCACCACGCCGTATGCAATGCTGAAGCCGTGGGTCGACGGGAAGGTCGATGACCGCGGGCGAATCACGAAGCCACAGAGCCAACTCTGA
- a CDS encoding putative squalene synthase, protein MGFFSDSVAMMRVKWQMRSVKIQVPPEETDLRFCYDIMNDVSRSFAVVVAQLADQQLRDAICIFYLVLRALDTLEDDMSVPVDVKLKELPKFHTHTSDMSWCMSGVGEGRERELLAKYPCVSREFKKLKKEYQDVIANICERMANGMCEFLKRPVVTKDDYNQYCHYVAGLVGHGLTQLFARCGFEDPSLDDDLTSSNHMGLFLQKTNIIRDYYEDIREEPPRMFWPKEIWGTYVTELKELKSESNNAAAVQCLNAMVADALVHVPYIVDYLSALRDPSVFRFCAIPQVMAIATLKEVYNNPDTFQVKVKVSRPESCRIMLKATTLYSSLSMFRDYCVELQEKLDMQDASSVSIANSLAAAIERIDLQLKKCQDVSYTRSLLARYPGLGGQFLLTVMDTVAGFFGGRKEIAGHA, encoded by the coding sequence ATGGGGTTCTTCTCGGATTCGGTAGCGATGATGCGTGTAAAGTGGCAGATGCGCTCTGTGAAGATTCAGGTGCCGCCGGAAGAGACGGACTTACGCTTCTGCTACGATATCATGAACGACGTCTCTCGTTCCTTCGCGGTTGtcgtggcgcagctcgcaGACCAGCAGCTCCGTGATGCCATCTGCATCTTCTACCTTGTCCTCCGTGCGCTGGATACCTTGGAGGATGACATGAGCGTTCCGGTAGACGTTAAGCTGAAGGAGCTTCCGAAgttccacacgcacacgagcgaCATGAGCTGGTGCATGAGCGGCGTCGGTGAGGGACGCGAGCGCGAACTGCTGGCGAAATACCCGTGCGTCTCGCGCGAATTCAAGAAGCTGAAGAAGGAGTATCAGGACGTCATCGCAAATATCTGCGAGCGCATGGCAAACGGCATGTGCGAGTTCTTGAAGCGCCCAGTGGTCACAAAGGACGACTACAACCAGTACTGCCACTATGTCGCCGGCCTCGTCGGCCACGGCCTCACCCAGCTCTTCGCCCGCTGCGGCTTCGAGGACCCGAGCCTGGACGACGATCTCACCAGTTCCAACCACATGGGTCTCTTCCTGCAGAAGACAAACATCATCCGCGACTACTACGAGGACATCCGAGAGGAGCCGCCGCGGATGTTCTGGCCGAAGGAGATCTGGGGCACGTACGTGAcggagctgaaggagctgaaaAGTGAGTCGAACaatgcggcagcggtgcagtgCCTGAACGCCATGGTGGCCGACGCTCTCGTGCATGTCCCCTACATCGTGGACTACCTCTCCGCTCTGCGCGACCCGTCCGTGTTCCGCTTTTGCGCCATTCCTCAGGTGATGGCCATTGCGACGCTGAAAGAGGTGTACAACAACCCCGACACGTTCCAGGTCAAGGTGAAGGTGTCACGGCCGGAGTCGTGCCGTATCATGCTCAAGGCCACGACCCTCTACAGCTCCCTCAGCATGTTCCGCGACTACTGCgtggagctgcaggagaAGCTAGACATGCAAGACGCCAGCTCCGTATCGATCGCCAACTCGCTTGCGGCGGCGATTGAGCGGATCGACCTGCAGCTGAAGAAGTGCCAGGACGTCTCCTACACCCGCAGCCTCCTCGCCCGCTACCCAGGCCTCGGTGGTCAGTTCCTTCTCACCGTCATGGATACCGTCGCTGGTTTCTTTGGTGGCCGCAAGGAGATTGCCGGCCACGCGTAA